The following nucleotide sequence is from Primulina eburnea isolate SZY01 unplaced genomic scaffold, ASM2296580v1 ctg594_ERROPOS2624828+, whole genome shotgun sequence.
CATCATTGATCCATAAATTCGATGTCTTATTGGCTGTAGCTATTTTGCTTATGCCAAAGCTAAAGTTGCCAAAGCTAAAGTTGTTCATAATTGTTATTCATCCCAGTGCCTGCCTGTGACCATTGACGTGGGGACAAACAACGAGGAGTTGTTAAATGATGAATTTTATATTGGACTCAGACGGAGAAGAGCAACTGGACAGGTTAAATACCTATCACTAATCCAAAAGAAGTCATATTTTTCCTCTAAAGATCTTTAAACTATAATTATTGGCATTTTCAGGAATATTCCGAACTTCTGCATGAGTTTATGATTGCGGTGAAGCAAAATTACGGAGAAAAAGTCCTTATACAAGTTAGTCATTTTTTGCCCCAAGGGTTTGGTGTTTGCCAGTTTGTTCTGCGATTCTGATTCTTAACCATGTTTTCCGTGTTGGAAACCATTTAGTTTGAAGACTTTGCGAATCACAACGCCTTTGATCTCCTTGCGAAGTATAGAAGTACCCATCTCGTTTTTAATGATGATATTCAGGTAACTTTACTGTACTAATTAGTCTTTACATCTCTTCTGAGAATATGTTTTGGCCTTAGTTCAAGTATTGCTGTCATCCATTGCTTAGCCCATACGGTTTTATTTGTGTCAGGGTACTGCATCTGTGGTCCTTGCCGGTCTTATTGCTTCGTTGAAATTAGTTGGGCGCACTTTAGCTGAACATACTTTCTTGTTCCTCGGAGCTGGAGAGGTGCCTTTTGTCATCATTTTTCTCTATTTTATGTTGTCTTCTTGTGCTTGAGTAGTATGAAATGTAGTACGTGGATTGATACTACGTGTAATATGTTTCTTCCACTTATACTTTTATCACTGCATAGTCTTTTTATATATCCAGTGAAATATGCATGATCCTCTGTCTTTTGATGCGCCCTAATTGCAGGCTGGCACTGGTATTGCAGAACTCATTGCTCTTGAAATGTCGAAACAGGTTAAAGGACGATAAGCATCTGCATTTTTCGAGCTAAATCATGAGAAGTCTTGTGATTATTGTTCTCTCATTTCTATGCAGACTGGTGCCCCACTGGAAGAGACTCGCAAGAAGATTTGGCTTGTAGACTCAAAAGTAATCTAATTTCATGGTCTTTGTCAACAAGCAGATCTAATTATTTCTTCCATCTCTGAATATCAGATCCCTAATTTTCTGTTCTTTTCAAGGGGTTGATCGTTAAGTCTCGTTTGGAGTTGCTTCAACATTTTAAGAGGCCCTGGGCTCACGAACATGAACCTGTTGAAAGCTTGTTAGATGCTGTAAAGGTGTGAACTTGATGTTGTAATTGAATGCAAAAAAATGAGCTGGGTGGACGTGCCAATCTTACCTATCTCCTTTGCACAGGTCATTAAACCAACAGTTTTAATTGGATCTTCTGGAGCAGGAAGAACGTTCACAAAAGAAGTGATCCAGGCAATGGCATCCTTCAATGAGGTACGTTATCTTAagtgaatttatttatttgttgtcCTCGCATAAAACTTGCGCTCACACATGCTCAAAGACCGTATTTTTACGTTCAGAAACCCATTATTCTTGCTCTCTCCAACCCGACTTCGCAGTCCGAATGTACAGCTGAAGAAGCTTATAGATGGAGTGAGGTACTTTTACGGGCCAGCTCTCATCTTTACCAACATACCTCTGATGCCATCAGTTTAATCATTGTTCATTTTGGTATCTTCAGGGCAGAGCCATTTTCGCCAGTGGCAGCCCATTCGCTACTGTTGAATATAACGGGACTTCTTATGCATCTGGCCAGGTTCAGTCTTATTAACTTCCACCAGAGTTCATTTGTTTCGGCTCCCATTTTTTTAACCGACTTAAGCATGAATTTAACATCTTTTAGGCAAATAATGCATACATCTTCCCTGGATTCGGTTTGGGTTTGATAATTTCTGGCGCGATACGAGTTCATGATGACATGCTCTTGGTAGCTTGTAAGTTTATTTAATGTTAAACTTTGTCAATAAAGAAGGCAAACCGCGGCATTGTAAGGAAACGAACAACTTGCAAAGAATACAACACAAGGGCTTGGATCTGACATTTCTTTCTGATCATTTTTCATCTTTCCTGTCGACTTGTTTTCTTGAAACAGCGGAAGCATTAGCTTCGCAAGTCAGCCAAGAGAACTTAGATAAAGGACTTGTGTATCCACCATTTGCAAACATCAGAAAGATTTCAGCCCAGATTGCAGCCAAAGTAGCTGCAAAAGCATATGAACTTGGTAGGGCGACATCTTAATCTCATATACGAAAACATGAAATAATACTATAGTTGTGTCATGTGTtacgttaaattttttttttttttttgccattAAGGTTTGGCCACTCGTCTACCGCAACCAGAGAACCTCGTGGCATATGCTGAAAGCTTTATGTACTGCCCCAACTATCGTAAATACCGCTGAAACCGCGGCAGTACCCTTGTGCTTTTTTATCAAAGATTAGTAGTCTTTTTTCATGCATTTGCcgttgttttctttatttttttgacATGTTTTTTTCCGCGTGCATGTTTGTAATCAGTAACAGATGCTAGTAAATTAAACGTGAATAAATGTAGCATATAGAATGCAGAATGTTTGTGTTTCACTGATCTGGTTCCATGTGAAAACGAAGATTATTCCGGGAATTTGCTATCTTAaactaataaattttatatttatagtaTAAGTTttctataaaaataaaaatttaatatctaCCCATATTCCTCCCACTGAGAGAGCTCCCATCTAAGTTCGTACGACAACTTTCGGCATTCTTGAACTAAAAACATAGCAAACAGCGGCAAAGAGCCCAAAGAAGCAATTTACATTTAATTGTCGTTACAATTAATACAAAGAAAAGATATAACATTTTTCGGATTCTCCCAGCTCCATTGATATAAATGAGACTACATGATTTTCTCATAATCTTGAACAAACTCTACAAAAAAAAGTTAATATTGAATCATCAAGTACCATCTATAATTTAACACAAGCAGAACACAAATGGGCTCCACTCCAGCTTCATGAATTCGTGAATCTTGACTTCTATGCTTCAGATGCATTAACCTCCACGTTGCCAGAAGCTGTGATCGGAGATGTCTTCTGTTTCTTCAGGTCCCGATTCATGCTTTGCAGCAGCTTGCAACACCCTGCTTTGGACGTCGGATGATGATGGTGATGTAGGGAGCCCATTACGGTTCGGTTCTAATTTGCCAGCAACCCAAGAAATGGTCTGACCTCCAAGTCTAGCTGGAGTTAGCAGAAACCTACGAGATATGGCAGCAACACAATGTTATTTCATGACTTGACTGATGTGTAATGAAGTAAAGCTTTTACCGGACGTGCTTCTTAATGTCTTCGGCGTCCTGGTAAGAACCAACTCTCCCGAGTATGGTCTGGCAGTTTGATACAAGAGTAAAAAAGAGAGCACTAGAATTATCAGCTTACTCGATATCTGAGTACatttaccttattttgaataTAGAGAATGCTAGAAGATTTCTTATtagaaattagagttttgagaCTGATCACCTGGCCAAGACCAATAACAGCAATGAATTGCAGAGTCTTTTCCTATTCTgcagaaatattatttttacttcATCTATGCTAATAATAGAATACAAATTCGTAAAGTATGTTCCAGTAACAAGAactaataagaaaatattaccAAATAACGAATAAGCTGCAGCGGCAAGGACCTGTCCACAGCACAATTCACATAAGTCATGCATTGGCAAATAGAAGTTCGAACTCTGAAATTCACTTCAACTTCTGTTCGAACCAGAGTTTCCGATATTAAACTATCTTAGTAAACTGGATTTTTATAGCTAAACAAATACAGAAGAAGTTTTTTCCCTCCAACGGTGGCATTTTATGTTAATTCCAGGAGCTGATCACCTTCAGCAAAGCCACTCGAGCTCTCTACAAATATCATTCTGTTTGGTCCTAAAATGTGTGATTCATCAATCGCTCCAACTTGATAATTGCCATGTttcaaaaattttgtgcttccTAACCCAATCTGACTTGCCGGCCTATTAATCATGTCCATGGAGCTGCATTGTTCACTGTTCGCAGCATAGTTAGAGTAGAAGCACAAAGCAGGCCGTCTCTTGAAGAATTCCAATGGAGAAGCTCTGTCAAGAACTCCACTGGAGAAATTACAGGTAATTTTGTCCACATGGTTGCAGTTGACATCGAACAGGGAAAATGATTTCAGTCCTCCATGGATAGGAATCTGCAGGATTATATTCATAACGTGTAAAAACTCTTGCTGTATCACAACGGTCCCATCACCCAGATATTTAATGACACAGGGATTTATTATATGGCTCCTAAGCTCTTATCCTCCAATCAAATTCAATACTTAATTAATagataaacaagtaaaatcTAAGTGGTTAACAGCTATAAGCAAAGAAATAATTCAAGAAACAAATTCAAAATGAAACAAAGAAAAACTAAAATGCTACATAATATCAACTATTTAACAACCAAGAAATTAAAATCCAAACATTTGCGAAGCTTATATAATCTAACCTGCGTGTGACAGGAGCTGTTGGTGATGGTTGAGCAAAGAGGTAACATTTTTAATTCAAACAATCAAATCCAACACCTGTGAATTTCCTAACCTCTCATTTTCAGTTCAAGAAactctcaaaaataaacttttcgGGACAATAGCCACAAAAAGCTTTTACAGTGTCCAAGACTCCTTGCGCTCAATGAGTTACCATATCCGTCAATCCTACTAAAAAAATGCTTCGGATCAACATCGCAAACAAGCACTTGCAGACCTGCATTTCCCTTTTGATGGAACCAAGCAGTCAAGACTTTTTGGAAACAGAGTGCTCTTATCAATCATCCCGCATATCTACCTTTCTCTTGGCCTGAGCAGCAAGGCGGGCATCTCTTTCCCGCTCAAATTCTCTGTAATCAGTACGCTGCAAGAAAGAAACCTTGTCTAGGCACTGATTCAAACTTTTTTTGTAAGCATCTAGCTCGTCCTCCATCCCTATATTGTCGTCCTTGAACTCACCCCAACCTTCTTTGACTTGTCAAGAACACTTAGTTTAGGTTTCTTTTTTATCTGTTCTAGAATGGCATCTACAGCAGAAATAGCACCTGCTGCAGCCTTACGTTTATCAACTGCCTCTTTTGAGGCAGCATCAACAAGTTTCTTTACTTCGATTTCCTCACCGGCAAAGTCTCGAACTTCTGTAGCCTTCGGAGAACATAAAATTGAGCAAGTATATGCCTGAAAGTACACTACTGAATTTAATAAAATGTGAAATGAGAATGTGACAATGAAAAACGGAACGAAGAAGTTTCAGGTTTTTGAAAATGAGCTAATCCACAGCAAGTACAATAAAATCTGAATTCCtttcaataaaataatacaaTAACATAACATCATCTGAATTTTCAATTTCAAGGTTCGGGTATTGATAGAACAAACCACAACAAAGGGTGTACGCCAAAAAGTTATGAATTGAAAAGGCTCAGTTTAGGTTCTCATTGGAGTAGCTCAAGATTAGAAAAATGAAAGGGCAATTGGACAAATAACTTTACAAACAAAATTCTTTACTCCTACAAGTTCCCACCTAGGGATGGCAATTTTCCCCACGGGTTTGGGGCCCCGCGGGGAAAACCCGAAACGGGGATCTTTCGGTTTTGgtttcgggttcggggatttttttaaatccccgatATAGTTCGGGGTGGATATTAGATTATTATCCCCATCCCCGAAATCCCCAAACCCgtcccgaaaataatatcaataataaaataatagtattattagtattaataatataataataatattgttttttaaaatattaataatattattattattgatattgttattaatattatctctaataataatagataataataaattttggtttgagaaaatcttCGAATCCATCATCGTCttgccatattaatatttttgaaacggggATGGAGACGGAGATGGGATGTTGATCCCCGAAGTTTTGGGTTCGGAGATTCTccgaacccgaaaaagcggggatggggacggggatggggtggggatggaattcggggatggggatggAAATAGCAAACCCGGCCCGGCCCCGGCCCCGGCCCGTTGCCATCCCTATTCCCACAGCACGACCAGAAGGGAAACATTTATTTTCTCTGTTTTCCATAActtttccttgaaaatcaagTTCTCCCCAACAATTGTTGGTTTTGACATGGAATCCTACCTTTCATTTATAgataaaaataatgaaatgaaTCATAGAACAGTGAAAAATCCAGGTCACCTCAAAACTCACAACTaattttcatctttatcaattttttttaataaaaaaatgtgaAGCTCATAAAAATTTGGAAAGTAGGTAAACATTTTGGAAACTATACCAAAAACAAACATTCCCTTGTAATATAGACAAAATTTGTCAGGTTGTCATTCTTTTCTTGGCGTACAAAACGAATTTAACATGAATGTCAAAGATGAACTGGTGGCTCATTACCAACCGTTGGATGAGTTGATCTAAAGTGTTTTGACTTTTACTGTCGTGTTCGTATCTTTGTTTGGACATTTGGGAGAATAAATGGTTTGTGGACGGCAAGACAAAGCAAAAAGCAGCAGGCGGTCAACAATACAATATCATAttctttttcatatattttgtcaatattttttataagaatatattcagattttttttttggtaaggTGGTTTTGGTAGCCTTAACCTAATTAGTATATAGTTAATTTAAAGTTGATCAGTTAAGGTTAATCAATATTCTTGAATGGACGGAGAGTCCTATCCTATTGAAGATTACGTTCGGGTCAGTAGACTTTGCTTCGTCAAACAAACAAACCCATATTAAAAACAGCTTGAAGTATTCACCGGGGTAGGTTGCCTGCATTTTCCTGTTCTTATTAAAAATATGAGatctattaatattttatggtaCAATAAAAATGATCGATTAATCATTTTCTACACACACGGAAAAATCTACTCTCCATGTTTAAGCTAAAGGGAAAGTGTGTCTCAGTGTGACTATATATGTTGTGAGAGAGAAAGATGCAAGGGTGGAAGGAGACAGGAACAACCCGCTGCGCCAACATAGGCGTGACAAACAAATAAAGCCTTTAAAAGCAAGATAGCACAGCACCCTCTCTATTTGCCTTTGTGATTGTTGGGGTTTATTTGGAAAGGGTTATGTATATATCTGCGTTACAAAGTTTCAGTCTTCTTGTGCGCTTCGCTAGATGATCATTCTTCCCTAAACTTCCAGATTACTGGGTTCTTTGTTGGTTACCAAGTCCTTTTGATTCTGCGTGTATGCTGTAAAAGTGTGGGCTTTCATAGCATTTCATGTGTGCAACCTTTCTTGTTATTATACACGTAGTCTTTAAGGTTCTTGCTCATCATACATCTAGTAGCTTTTTCTTAAAGTGTACCTTTTTAATggttttttcataaaaataaatttctggTTAAATACTCGCTTGTGGCGGAGAAAAGTTTCTTTACCCAGTGTTTCTTGAAAATATATGGAGGGGTTTTCTAAAAAAGACGTGGGTTGTCCTCAGCTACTGGATTTGATGGTTTCCGAAGGGAAGGAGTTGATTGTGAAAAGTGCGGTAGAAACGAAACATGAACTTTCAGAGGAGAAAAGGCTTGAGTTAAGGCTTTGGCCACCAAGTGGAGACTCCAAAGAAAGAGACCATATGTGTTTTGGTCAATTTGCAAATAACCCGTCTACTCAAAGTCCAGTCTTGAAATCTCCATGGAACCATCAAAATATGGCTTCTTTTCTTCATCTTCAATCAGCTACTCAAGGCCCGGTTACTGTCATTAAGGAATCCTCACAGCCTTGTGGCATTAGAGCAGCGGTGGATTTGCAGTTTGCAGAACAGAAGGTATTTTCATCAGCAAATACTGCTGTTCATAACAGCAACAGTGCTCAGAAAAGGTGCCCAGCTTTGTTTCTTTCCTGTCTTACCATCGTTTGGTTTTCTTTCTTGATGGCTGTCTGGACGATGTTTTTACTTCTTCTctgtttcttatttttttaattcctTTATTGAAAAAGTGTTTTTAACGTGCCTCTTTGGTCTAATCCTTGAAATATATTTGCATTCACTTGGATTAATAAATGGACTATATTatgcatatataatatttgaCAATTTATGGTGTGGTTACATTTAATATTCCATTAAACTAAATTTGAACCTGATTAGGAGATCCTTTATTTTGCATACTTGCTAGATGGTGCAATTCTTTTGGTAAATTTTCGGAAAATTCCCTCTAATTATGAAAAACTATTGAGAGCCTGCTAGTTAATTTGGTGCACACTTCACTCCACCCGTTTTACTTGCTAAGATTGTCTTTTTTCATCCTGATATAATTTGTTTTCAAATTCAGGACAGCTCCTGCACCTGCTCCAGTGGTGGGATGGCCTCCTTTGCGATCATTTCGAAAGAATCTTGTGAGTGGCAGTTCTTCCAAACCAGCTTCCGAATCTCCAACCGCTGGCTTAACCAAACTTAGTGACCAGAAACACATGAAAAATTGCCCGAAAAGCCCGTTTGTGAAGATCAACATGGATGGTGTTCCCATTGGACGAAAAGTGGACTTAAAAGCATATGATAGTTATGAAAAGCTTGCCATAGCAGTCGATGAACTCTTTAGAGGTCTTCTGGCAGGTAATTCATGTTGTCATCGAGAATTGTGGGGGAGAAACCGGTGTTGTATTCGAAGCTACATCTCTGCTTAGTTTGCTCTATTACTTGTTCTTGAGTCAGACTTGTTAAACCTGTGCTTTCTTGATTATACATATCTTATAGAGTGTAATTGGTCTGTGCGTGGGCAACTTACCCTGTGAATAAGATCTTGATTCATCTTTGTAGTTCAAAGAGGTACTTGTGCTGGTGGAATCAAGAACAAGGAAAACGAAGGGAAAGGGGCTATCGGAGGTTTATTGGATGGAAGTGGTGAATATACTCTTGTTTACGAAGATAATGAAGGTGACAGGATGCTCGTTGGTGATGTTCCTTGGCAGTAAGCAACTTACCTCCTTCGAGCACTTGTACTTTACCAGTTCTATTGATTTTGACTTCTTTGCATTCGTGCTCTGTAACAAGTCCACAGAAACTGCTAaacaattttcttaaatattttaataattttatgatAATTTGATGTCTCTTAAATGTTGGCAGCATGTTAGTATCAACTGTGAAGAGGCTGCGCGTCTTGAAAAGTTCTGAACTCCCTACCCTTTTTAGTGAGTTCCTCCTAACATCTTAAATTGATCTTTATCAATCTTTTTATAGGTAATAATCCTGGTTTATCAACTAATCTTTGGTTCTTTGCAGGTGGAGGAAACAAACTCTGTAAGTTGAACTCGGCGCATGGCGCATCGGCTTAATGGAATGGTATGGAGGGAATGTGTTGTGTGAATTATTGACTTTTGGATGTTAATTATATGGTTTCGGACGGAGGAAAGTAGTCAGTTTGCCTCAACTCTCCAAAAGAGCTCAGTGAACTGTGTTAAATTGGGCTTTCTTCATGCTATAGAAATTAGAAACAATATAAATGCCATATGTTTCCTTGTTTGGAAGGACAACATATTTTAGTTAACAGTTAGATTTTCCTACGGTTATCGTGTTTGCATCAATCCTCTCATTTTATATTGTATAATCTCACGAGtggtttaatttttttgttattttcttttTGTTAAATCCGTCCTTCGAAAAACTAAACTTCAATGTAATTAGTATTATATAGCTAGATCTGCAGATAAGAGAGAATGAAAGGATGCCACGACCACATAATCGAAACTGAATTCTTTGTACTTAAGAACGTGTGTTTTAAATTATTGTATTTATGACCTTAATATATAATTGTATGTGACAATTAATTTCACTATAATTTCATCACAAATAGAATATGTAATCATCAGTCTACTTATTACGGCGAGATGCATTAATGGAGATAATGGTTTCGCTTCTGTTGGACTGATAATTTATGGCAATAAGCTTGCACATGAGCATCAAAGTAacgagaaataaaataaatggtAAGATGGCTGTAGTAATAGTATTATACAAGTTTCAAGTTGGAGTCTGATAAAAAGATACATTAAGAACCTTTGTTCAAAACTTCAGACCAACATTTCTCATTTCTAGATGAACACAAGCCCGACCCGAGATTAACATGGTTAGTTTCATTAAAATCTTTCGAGAGCGGAGAATAGAAGAGAGACAACTTGCACACCACAGCATGCTTTAGAAGCTTCAAACTATACACAGATTGCTGGCTGCTTAAGTTAGCCGACTTTGTTATGAAAGCCAGCATAGAATGCCATACACTTACCTGAGTTGCTGCCTTTCAGTCCTACGAAGATACGTTGCCGATTCAGGCAGTTGAAGTTAGACTTAGCCTGCTGCAAATATGGCAAAAGGAACCAAGACAAAGCAGAATAAAGCAAATAAGGTGATAATGACTATTAAGAGGTAAGAGCAAAGAAATTTTTTGTACGTGCCTCATCACATTCTTCTGAACCGGTTCTGGTACAACACCATCTCCGGATTTGAGCACCATTCCAAGGGTGGTAGTAGGcttcacaaaaacaaaaagcaaTGGAAAACATTAAATAGTGTGAGGTGAACTATAAACAAGATATATACTTCATAAAGCTGTGGACATCGCTCAGCCCATGCCACAGGAAGTAATGACAAAAACAGAGAAAATGAAAGGTGTGCAATATATGTGAATAGAAAGTGGGGAAAAGTGAACTTAAATCCAAAACCTCTAACTCCTCCTGCACTCCATCACCCAAAACACAAGCACCACCAACTTCACGCCCATTATCCAGAATCAGTCGTCGCTTATCCTCGTCCGAAGCATCCATTGA
It contains:
- the LOC140821510 gene encoding uncharacterized protein → MLPLCSTITNSSCHTQIPIHGGLKSFSLFDVNCNHVDKITCNFSSGVLDRASPLEFFKRRPALCFYSNYAANSEQCSSMDMINRPASQIGLGSTKFLKHGNYQVGAIDESHILGPNRMIFVESSSGFAEGPCRCSLFVI
- the LOC140821507 gene encoding auxin-responsive protein IAA26-like; protein product: MEGFSKKDVGCPQLLDLMVSEGKELIVKSAVETKHELSEEKRLELRLWPPSGDSKERDHMCFGQFANNPSTQSPVLKSPWNHQNMASFLHLQSATQGPVTVIKESSQPCGIRAAVDLQFAEQKVFSSANTAVHNSNSAQKRTAPAPAPVVGWPPLRSFRKNLVSGSSSKPASESPTAGLTKLSDQKHMKNCPKSPFVKINMDGVPIGRKVDLKAYDSYEKLAIAVDELFRGLLAVQRGTCAGGIKNKENEGKGAIGGLLDGSGEYTLVYEDNEGDRMLVGDVPWHMLVSTVKRLRVLKSSELPTLFSGGNKLCKLNSAHGASA
- the LOC140821506 gene encoding NADP-dependent malic enzyme, chloroplastic-like — encoded protein: MFSLNGSAFLNNPLSGVSKSLVQSTQTKKFSPPAVVVSSLSSNGSPGDRNLSVLLEKEIRENAPPSPTVESQLSVIEEETSTTVGGGVEDVYGEDSATEDQYITPWTVTVASGYQLLRDPHHNKGLAFTEKERDAHFLRGLLPPVVISQDLQVKKMMHNMRQYQVPLQRYMAMMDLQERNEKLFYKLLIDNVEELLPVVYTPTVGEACQKYGCIFRQPQGLFISLKEKGRILEVLRNWPQKKIQVIVLTDGERILGLGDLGCQGMGIPVGKLSLYSALGGIRPSACLPVTIDVGTNNEELLNDEFYIGLRRRRATGQEYSELLHEFMIAVKQNYGEKVLIQFEDFANHNAFDLLAKYRSTHLVFNDDIQGTASVVLAGLIASLKLVGRTLAEHTFLFLGAGEAGTGIAELIALEMSKQTGAPLEETRKKIWLVDSKGLIVKSRLELLQHFKRPWAHEHEPVESLLDAVKVIKPTVLIGSSGAGRTFTKEVIQAMASFNEKPIILALSNPTSQSECTAEEAYRWSEGRAIFASGSPFATVEYNGTSYASGQANNAYIFPGFGLGLIISGAIRVHDDMLLVASEALASQVSQENLDKGLVYPPFANIRKISAQIAAKVAAKAYELGLATRLPQPENLVAYAESFMYCPNYRKYR